A stretch of the Sulfurimonas sp. HSL3-1 genome encodes the following:
- a CDS encoding DUF1882 domain-containing protein: MDREARFFEGIVRNHYWQKMPEVAEKISFGNRTFFSKYKHIEAPLSDALINAHRAGQLTLAHPLVDDDGNVPFIVIDYNGDAAKHFYHHAGKVLAALGYGELVTFQSATPQHLHLYIPCGNALQQAVEMGKIISQKLEEKMNRQWRVFPTDTLPDAYNIINLPYALFTPGGSKGAQHA, translated from the coding sequence ATGGACAGAGAGGCCCGTTTTTTCGAAGGGATCGTCCGGAACCACTACTGGCAGAAGATGCCGGAGGTGGCTGAGAAGATCTCCTTCGGGAACCGCACCTTCTTTTCAAAATACAAACACATCGAGGCGCCGCTGAGCGATGCGCTGATCAACGCGCACCGCGCCGGGCAGCTCACCCTGGCCCATCCCCTTGTCGACGATGACGGTAACGTCCCTTTTATCGTGATCGACTACAACGGCGATGCGGCAAAACATTTCTACCACCATGCGGGAAAAGTCCTTGCCGCCCTGGGCTACGGGGAGCTGGTCACCTTCCAGTCGGCCACCCCGCAGCACCTGCACCTCTACATTCCCTGCGGCAACGCTTTACAACAGGCCGTTGAAATGGGTAAAATCATTTCCCAAAAACTAGAAGAGAAAATGAACCGGCAATGGCGGGTCTTTCCGACCGATACCCTGCCCGATGCCTACAACATCATCAATCTTCCCTACGCCCTGTTTACACCCGGCGGCAGCAAAGGAGCCCAGCATGCCTGA
- a CDS encoding serine hydroxymethyltransferase, whose protein sequence is MSFLQEFDNEVYALCEKELERQTDHLEMIASENFTLPAVMEAMGSVFTNKYAEGYPQKRYYGGCEFADAVEQLAIDRACELFGCKFANVQPHAGSQANGAVYAALIKAGDKILGMDLSHGGHLTHGAKPSFSGKNYQSFTYGVELDGRINYERVMDIARIVQPKIIVCGASAYAREIDFKKFREIADEVGAILFADIAHIAGLVAAGEHPSPFPYADVVTTTTHKTLAGPRGGLIMTNDEEIAKKINSAIFPGLQGGPLVHVIAAKAVGFKYNLSEEWKAYAKQVKSNASVLAEVIMKRGYKVVSDGTDNHLVLVSFLDRDFSGKDADAALGRAGITVNKNTVPGEFRSPFVTSGIRIGSPALTSRGMKEEQFEIIANRICDVLDDIENEAKQAEIKEELKALAQQFVIYSQPTY, encoded by the coding sequence ATGAGCTTTCTGCAAGAGTTTGACAACGAAGTCTATGCCCTGTGTGAAAAAGAGCTGGAGCGTCAGACCGACCACCTTGAGATGATCGCTTCCGAAAACTTTACCCTGCCGGCCGTCATGGAGGCGATGGGTTCCGTGTTTACGAACAAATATGCCGAGGGTTACCCGCAAAAACGCTATTACGGCGGTTGTGAATTCGCCGATGCCGTCGAGCAGCTGGCCATCGACCGCGCCTGCGAACTCTTCGGCTGTAAATTCGCCAACGTCCAGCCCCACGCCGGTTCCCAGGCGAACGGTGCCGTCTACGCCGCGCTGATCAAAGCCGGCGACAAGATCCTCGGTATGGACCTGAGCCACGGCGGTCACCTGACCCACGGCGCCAAGCCGAGCTTCTCGGGCAAGAACTACCAGAGCTTCACCTACGGTGTCGAACTCGACGGCCGCATCAACTACGAGCGCGTCATGGATATCGCCCGCATCGTCCAGCCGAAGATCATCGTCTGCGGCGCTTCCGCCTATGCCCGTGAGATCGACTTCAAGAAGTTTAGAGAGATCGCCGACGAAGTCGGTGCGATCCTCTTTGCGGACATCGCCCATATCGCCGGCCTCGTTGCCGCCGGTGAGCACCCGAGCCCGTTCCCGTACGCGGACGTTGTCACGACGACGACGCACAAGACCCTCGCCGGTCCGCGCGGCGGTCTCATCATGACCAACGATGAAGAGATCGCGAAGAAGATCAACTCCGCGATCTTCCCGGGCCTGCAGGGCGGACCGCTGGTCCACGTCATCGCCGCCAAAGCCGTCGGCTTCAAATACAACCTCTCCGAGGAGTGGAAAGCCTACGCAAAGCAGGTTAAGTCCAATGCGAGCGTCCTCGCCGAGGTCATCATGAAACGCGGCTACAAGGTCGTCAGCGACGGTACGGACAACCACCTCGTCCTCGTCTCTTTCCTGGACCGAGACTTCAGCGGTAAAGACGCCGACGCGGCGCTGGGCCGCGCGGGCATCACCGTCAACAAAAACACCGTCCCGGGCGAATTCCGCTCGCCCTTTGTCACTTCCGGTATCCGTATCGGTTCGCCGGCACTTACGTCGCGCGGCATGAAAGAGGAGCAGTTCGAGATCATCGCCAACCGCATCTGCGACGTCCTTGATGATATCGAGAACGAAGCCAAGCAGGCCGAGATCAAAGAAGAGCTCAAAGCACTCGCCCAGCAGTTCGTCATCTACTCCCAGCCGACGTATTGA
- a CDS encoding class II 3-deoxy-7-phosphoheptulonate synthase, producing the protein MSNWSPSSWRSFPIKQQPTYPDQDHLKRVEAELRRYPPLVFAGEARNLKAQLAQVSDGKAFLLQGGDCAESFSEFHADNIRDTFKVMLQMAVVMSFASGLPVVKVGRMGGQFAKPRSSDTETVDDVTLPSYRGDIINSIEFTEAARIPDPERMIHAYHQAAPTLNLLRAFASGGMADLHQVHKWNLDFVKQTEMSEKYEAFAGQIEQSLRFMEACGVTSQSYRTLRETDYFTSHEALLLNYEEAFTRQDSLTGDWYDVSSHMLWIGDRTRQVDGAHVEFLRGVKNPLAFKAGPSMTTEDLLKLCDTLNPENEAGRINVIVRMGAGKVGNHLPELIRAVEREGKKVLWSCDPMHGNIIKSGNGYKTRRVDDILTEMKEFFQVHKSEGTYGGGVHLEMTGKNVTECLGGAFQITEEDLNSRYHTHCDPRLNADQSLELAFLIADTLKAARA; encoded by the coding sequence ATGAGCAACTGGTCACCATCGAGCTGGAGAAGTTTTCCGATCAAGCAGCAACCGACATACCCCGATCAGGATCATCTGAAACGGGTCGAAGCGGAGCTACGGCGTTATCCCCCGCTGGTCTTCGCGGGCGAAGCGCGCAATCTCAAGGCCCAGCTGGCTCAGGTTTCCGACGGTAAGGCATTCCTGCTCCAGGGCGGTGACTGCGCCGAAAGTTTCTCCGAGTTCCATGCCGACAATATCCGCGACACCTTCAAAGTGATGCTGCAGATGGCGGTCGTGATGAGTTTTGCCAGCGGCCTGCCGGTCGTCAAAGTGGGACGCATGGGAGGTCAGTTCGCCAAACCGCGTTCTTCCGATACGGAGACCGTCGACGATGTCACACTGCCAAGCTACCGCGGTGACATTATCAACAGCATCGAGTTCACGGAGGCCGCGCGTATCCCGGACCCGGAACGCATGATCCATGCCTACCACCAGGCGGCCCCGACGCTGAACCTGCTGCGTGCCTTTGCTTCGGGCGGGATGGCGGACCTGCACCAGGTGCACAAGTGGAACCTCGATTTCGTCAAGCAGACGGAGATGTCGGAGAAGTACGAAGCCTTCGCGGGGCAGATCGAACAGTCCCTGCGCTTTATGGAGGCGTGCGGCGTGACGTCGCAGAGCTACCGCACCCTGCGCGAAACGGACTACTTTACCTCCCACGAAGCGCTCCTGCTCAACTACGAAGAGGCCTTCACCCGCCAGGACTCCCTGACGGGCGACTGGTACGACGTCTCCTCGCACATGCTCTGGATCGGCGACCGCACGCGCCAGGTCGACGGCGCGCACGTCGAGTTCCTGCGCGGCGTCAAGAACCCGCTGGCGTTCAAAGCCGGCCCGTCCATGACGACCGAAGACCTGTTGAAGCTCTGCGACACCCTCAACCCGGAGAACGAAGCGGGACGCATCAACGTTATCGTGCGCATGGGTGCGGGCAAGGTCGGCAACCATCTGCCGGAGCTGATCCGCGCCGTCGAGCGTGAAGGCAAAAAGGTGCTCTGGAGCTGCGACCCGATGCACGGCAACATCATCAAGTCCGGCAACGGCTACAAGACCCGCCGCGTCGACGACATCCTCACCGAGATGAAAGAGTTCTTCCAAGTCCACAAATCCGAAGGCACCTACGGCGGCGGCGTCCACCTGGAGATGACGGGCAAGAACGTCACCGAGTGTCTCGGCGGGGCCTTCCAGATCACCGAAGAGGACCTCAACAGCCGTTACCACACCCACTGCGACCCGCGTCTCAATGCGGACCAGTCCCTCGAACTGGCGTTCCTGATCGCCGATACCCTCAAAGCTGCACGCGCGTAA
- a CDS encoding CvpA family protein — translation MDFNYFDLVVSVIILLLGLKGILNGFFKELFGLIGIIGGIFVASRVSGEVGAFLSDNIFHFESPSLIAFSGFLLTLALFWLVMVGLGHLFKRLSAASGLGALDRIAGFVFGSGKFFLIAAVIAYALNNVVTIRDNIKEPLEGSILFPILVETGGYIMHLDTESLQPEPAPANETNDTGISLERAGEIIDTVKSQLKEKTQ, via the coding sequence ATGGATTTCAACTACTTCGACCTGGTCGTCTCCGTCATCATCTTGCTGCTTGGCCTCAAAGGCATTCTCAACGGCTTCTTCAAAGAGCTTTTCGGGCTGATCGGCATCATCGGCGGTATCTTTGTCGCTTCACGTGTCAGCGGCGAGGTCGGTGCCTTCCTCAGCGACAACATTTTTCATTTCGAAAGCCCGTCTCTTATCGCTTTTTCCGGCTTCCTCCTCACCCTCGCCCTCTTCTGGCTCGTGATGGTCGGCCTGGGGCACCTTTTCAAACGCCTGAGTGCGGCCAGCGGGCTGGGGGCGCTCGACCGCATCGCCGGTTTCGTCTTCGGGAGCGGGAAGTTCTTCCTGATCGCGGCCGTCATCGCCTACGCCCTCAACAACGTCGTGACGATACGCGACAACATCAAAGAGCCGCTCGAAGGGAGTATTCTCTTCCCGATTCTCGTTGAAACGGGCGGCTATATCATGCACCTCGACACCGAGAGCCTGCAGCCCGAACCCGCACCGGCAAACGAGACGAACGACACCGGCATCTCGCTTGAACGCGCCGGCGAGATCATCGATACGGTAAAATCGCAGTTGAAGGAGAAGACGCAATGA
- a CDS encoding Fur family transcriptional regulator — translation MSQDNDFTAKTIEYEQLLEDFKQLLKKNGLKFTIQREVILETLYNSDEHLTPEALHKKIQENYPDLKTGIATIYRTLGLLENEDIVTSLSFGAQGKKYELGAKEHHDHMICTECGSITEFVDAEIEKRQHAIADALGFLMKDHSMQIYGVCAECRKKLNI, via the coding sequence ATGAGCCAAGATAACGACTTTACCGCGAAGACGATCGAGTACGAACAGCTCCTTGAGGATTTCAAACAGCTGCTCAAAAAGAACGGCCTGAAGTTCACGATCCAGCGCGAAGTGATCCTCGAAACCCTTTACAACTCCGACGAGCACCTGACCCCCGAAGCGCTCCACAAGAAGATCCAGGAGAACTATCCGGACCTCAAAACGGGGATCGCGACGATCTACCGCACGCTGGGGCTGCTGGAGAACGAGGATATCGTCACCTCCCTCTCCTTCGGCGCCCAGGGCAAAAAGTACGAACTGGGGGCCAAGGAGCACCACGACCACATGATCTGCACCGAGTGCGGCTCCATCACGGAGTTCGTCGACGCGGAGATCGAGAAGCGGCAGCACGCCATCGCCGACGCGCTTGGCTTCCTGATGAAGGACCACTCCATGCAGATCTACGGGGTCTGCGCCGAGTGCCGGAAAAAACTAAACATCTAA
- a CDS encoding type IV pilus twitching motility protein PilT yields the protein MSQTLDIRKLLKSVVAYNASDLHLVSRSEPQIRIDGRLVALNLPVLDGKTIEDMSYSLLTEKQKKEFEEHNELDFAILLPEVGRFRANYYKTMGDIACAFRIIPIEIPSLDDLNAKPIFKKLVKREKGLILVTGPTGSGKSTTLAAMLNEINETENRHIISVEDPVEFVHTNKQCLFSHRNVGTDTANFANALKYAMREDPDVILVGEMRDKETIAAALTAAETGHLVFGTLHTNSAPQTINRIIDVFSGDEQPQVRAQLSTSIIAIIAQALLPRLGGGRVAAQELMINIPAIANLIREDKVHQLYSQMQLNQQETGMVTQTQELFDLVRKRVISKQDAIQWSNRPDELIKALDAAAL from the coding sequence ATGAGTCAGACCCTGGATATCCGTAAACTATTAAAAAGCGTCGTTGCCTACAATGCATCGGACCTTCACCTCGTTTCCCGTTCCGAACCGCAGATCCGTATCGACGGGCGCCTGGTCGCACTGAACCTTCCCGTCCTCGACGGCAAAACAATTGAGGATATGTCCTACTCCCTGCTGACAGAGAAACAGAAGAAAGAGTTCGAAGAGCATAACGAACTCGACTTCGCGATCCTGCTCCCCGAAGTCGGCCGTTTCCGTGCGAACTACTATAAAACGATGGGCGACATCGCCTGCGCCTTCCGTATCATTCCGATCGAGATCCCGAGCCTGGACGATCTCAATGCCAAGCCGATCTTCAAAAAACTCGTCAAACGCGAAAAAGGACTGATTCTCGTCACCGGACCGACCGGTAGCGGTAAGTCCACCACCCTGGCCGCGATGCTCAACGAGATCAACGAAACGGAAAACCGCCACATTATCAGTGTCGAGGACCCGGTCGAATTCGTCCACACCAACAAGCAGTGTCTCTTCTCCCACCGTAACGTCGGGACCGATACCGCCAACTTCGCCAACGCGCTCAAATACGCGATGCGTGAAGACCCCGACGTCATCCTCGTCGGGGAGATGCGTGACAAGGAGACCATCGCCGCAGCACTCACCGCCGCCGAGACCGGTCACCTCGTTTTCGGTACCCTGCACACCAACTCCGCGCCGCAGACGATCAACCGTATCATCGACGTCTTCAGCGGGGACGAGCAGCCGCAGGTCCGCGCCCAGCTCTCCACGTCCATCATCGCCATTATCGCCCAGGCGCTGCTGCCGCGCCTCGGCGGCGGCCGTGTCGCAGCCCAGGAGCTGATGATCAACATCCCGGCGATCGCCAACCTGATCCGCGAAGACAAGGTCCACCAGCTCTACTCACAGATGCAGCTCAACCAGCAGGAGACCGGCATGGTCACCCAGACCCAGGAACTCTTCGACCTGGTACGCAAACGCGTCATCTCCAAGCAAGACGCCATCCAGTGGTCCAACCGCCCCGACGAACTCATCAAGGCGCTTGACGCCGCCGCGCTCTAA
- a CDS encoding sugar phosphate nucleotidyltransferase, protein MKAVVMAGGFGTRIQPLTHSRPKPMLPIVNRPMMEHTMLTLKELGITEFIVLLYFKPDVIRDYFKDGSHLGINITYVLPDDDYGTAGAVKLAEEHIGDDNFIIISGDLVTDFDFKKIFDYHAQKDSKLTITLTSVENPLEFGVVIANEEGRIEKFLEKPSWGEVFSDTINTGIYVIEPEILSYIPSNENFDFAKDLFPLLMREGVPLMAGNAEGYWRDVGNPESYRDVYEDILGGRVKVQMPPVRRQYPDGVLFSDEPYELDSSVEIIGTVVLGRNVTIGKGTKLNNVVVGDDCEIGKESKVRNSVLWERVNVDKHALFDGCVICNDNKIGKNVTAKAGMILAEECEIGQLVTVEKDVTIWPHKVIEDAAIVSRSVILGSRYKNSIFENGYVIGKSNVELSCEMATKLAEAFGAQLPIGSTVVMARDYNKGSRMLKRAFVGGLLSSGVNVKDYNGIPSSVLRCSLSMDNGVVAGVYFRQQIDDPTSTVITFYNHEALRINNEVAKKVEKAFFKETFRRVDFSQIGQIFESDHAKEYAAYQKQMERLFDAHLFKRGGYRIAVDVMHGMGYEVYPDILRDMEVDNIIFNAYADEQRLANINSLVKRSVSDLSAVIQSMQLDAGFLVYPYGQRLEIVCDEGKVLEKQTALYIVLTLLNMEARERGEKMKVFLPTWAADIVYFDALEIERGQYANFKSEQMRQYDLVATGEGNFAFTAFATHRDSMFATLKILELMIKFDVKLSDLIASLPKFYYRAAQAACSQSHKGKMMRRFLEDAKGKDASTLDGVKIWLDANDWILMIPDQYNDSLNLYIQAESDKRGEEILSEYTAKIAEWATV, encoded by the coding sequence ATGAAAGCCGTTGTTATGGCAGGTGGGTTTGGAACGAGGATCCAGCCGTTAACCCATTCGCGTCCCAAGCCGATGCTGCCGATCGTGAACCGTCCGATGATGGAGCACACGATGTTGACCCTGAAGGAGCTCGGGATCACCGAGTTTATCGTGCTGCTCTACTTCAAGCCCGATGTCATCCGGGACTATTTCAAAGACGGTAGCCACCTGGGCATCAATATCACCTACGTCCTGCCCGATGACGATTACGGCACGGCGGGGGCGGTCAAGCTGGCCGAAGAGCATATCGGCGACGACAACTTCATCATCATCAGCGGTGACCTGGTGACCGATTTCGATTTCAAGAAGATCTTCGATTACCACGCGCAGAAAGATTCGAAGCTGACGATTACGCTCACTTCCGTCGAAAACCCCCTGGAGTTCGGGGTGGTGATCGCGAACGAAGAGGGCCGGATCGAGAAGTTTCTTGAAAAGCCGAGCTGGGGCGAGGTCTTCAGCGATACGATCAATACGGGGATCTACGTCATCGAACCGGAGATCCTCTCCTATATCCCGAGCAACGAGAACTTCGACTTCGCCAAGGACCTTTTCCCGCTGCTGATGCGCGAAGGGGTTCCCCTGATGGCCGGGAACGCCGAAGGGTACTGGCGCGACGTCGGCAACCCGGAGAGCTACCGCGATGTCTACGAGGATATCCTCGGGGGCAGGGTGAAGGTGCAGATGCCGCCGGTCCGCCGGCAGTACCCTGACGGCGTGCTCTTCAGCGACGAGCCCTATGAACTCGACAGCAGCGTCGAGATCATCGGGACGGTCGTCCTGGGACGGAACGTCACGATCGGCAAGGGGACAAAGCTGAACAACGTCGTTGTCGGCGACGACTGCGAGATCGGGAAAGAGAGCAAGGTGCGCAACAGCGTACTGTGGGAGCGGGTCAACGTCGACAAACACGCCCTCTTTGACGGCTGCGTCATCTGCAACGACAACAAGATCGGCAAGAACGTCACGGCGAAGGCGGGGATGATCCTGGCCGAAGAGTGTGAGATCGGCCAGCTGGTCACCGTCGAAAAAGACGTCACGATCTGGCCGCACAAGGTGATCGAGGACGCCGCCATCGTCAGCCGCAGCGTCATCCTCGGGAGCCGCTACAAGAACTCCATCTTCGAGAACGGCTACGTCATCGGGAAATCCAACGTCGAGCTCTCCTGCGAGATGGCAACGAAGCTTGCCGAAGCGTTCGGCGCCCAGCTGCCCATCGGTTCGACGGTCGTCATGGCCCGGGACTACAACAAGGGATCGCGGATGCTCAAGCGCGCCTTCGTCGGGGGCCTGCTCTCGTCCGGCGTCAACGTCAAGGATTACAACGGCATTCCCTCCTCGGTCCTGCGCTGCAGCCTCTCCATGGACAACGGCGTCGTCGCCGGGGTCTACTTCCGCCAGCAGATCGACGACCCGACCAGTACGGTCATCACCTTCTACAACCATGAAGCCCTGCGGATCAACAACGAGGTGGCAAAGAAGGTGGAAAAGGCCTTTTTCAAAGAGACCTTCCGCCGGGTGGACTTCTCCCAGATCGGCCAGATTTTCGAGTCCGACCACGCCAAAGAGTATGCCGCCTATCAGAAGCAGATGGAACGCCTCTTCGATGCCCACCTCTTCAAGCGCGGCGGGTACCGGATCGCCGTGGACGTGATGCACGGGATGGGGTACGAGGTCTATCCGGATATCCTGCGGGACATGGAGGTGGACAATATCATCTTCAACGCCTATGCGGATGAGCAGCGCCTCGCGAACATCAACTCCCTGGTCAAGCGCTCCGTCAGCGACCTGAGCGCCGTGATCCAATCCATGCAACTCGATGCAGGCTTTTTGGTCTACCCCTACGGCCAGCGTCTGGAGATCGTGTGCGACGAAGGGAAGGTGCTCGAGAAGCAGACGGCCCTCTATATCGTACTGACGCTGCTGAACATGGAAGCGCGCGAACGGGGCGAGAAGATGAAAGTCTTCCTGCCGACCTGGGCGGCGGACATTGTCTACTTCGACGCCCTGGAGATCGAACGGGGGCAGTACGCGAACTTCAAATCCGAGCAGATGCGCCAGTACGACCTGGTGGCGACAGGGGAGGGGAACTTCGCCTTTACCGCCTTCGCGACGCACCGTGACAGCATGTTCGCGACGTTGAAGATCCTGGAGCTGATGATCAAGTTCGACGTCAAACTCTCCGACCTGATCGCATCGCTGCCGAAATTCTATTACCGCGCGGCCCAGGCAGCGTGCAGCCAGTCCCACAAGGGCAAGATGATGCGCCGCTTCCTCGAGGATGCCAAGGGTAAAGACGCGTCGACCCTCGACGGGGTGAAGATCTGGCTCGATGCCAACGACTGGATCCTGATGATCCCAGACCAGTACAACGACAGTCTCAACCTCTATATCCAGGCGGAGTCGGATAAACGCGGCGAGGAGATCCTTTCGGAATATACCGCCAAGATCGCGGAGTGGGCCACAGTCTAA
- the gatC gene encoding Asp-tRNA(Asn)/Glu-tRNA(Gln) amidotransferase subunit GatC, whose amino-acid sequence MQIDDALLSRLEKLSMLKIDEAHREEVIGQLSEIVSFVDNLSALDTTDVPDTFAMTSNATQLREDVPNCDTAVNDDILAHAPHSDEHFFIVPKIIE is encoded by the coding sequence ATGCAAATCGACGACGCCCTGTTAAGCCGTCTGGAAAAACTCTCAATGCTCAAAATCGATGAGGCCCATCGCGAGGAAGTGATCGGCCAGCTCAGCGAGATCGTCTCATTCGTCGACAATCTTAGCGCGCTTGACACAACAGACGTTCCCGACACCTTCGCCATGACCTCCAATGCGACGCAGCTGCGCGAAGATGTTCCGAACTGTGACACCGCCGTCAACGACGACATCCTGGCGCACGCCCCGCACAGCGACGAGCACTTCTTTATCGTTCCGAAGATTATCGAATGA
- a CDS encoding arsenate reductase family protein, producing the protein MITVYGIKNCDSVKKALAFFKKHAIDYTFVDFKKDPVGESDVGRWLSQGAEMQQLFNTRGTTYRTLKLKELNLDDAGKRTWLTKENLLIKRPVVETGNHVIIGFNEPLYEGEFLS; encoded by the coding sequence ATGATCACGGTCTACGGCATCAAAAACTGCGACAGCGTCAAAAAGGCCCTCGCCTTTTTCAAAAAGCACGCCATCGACTACACCTTCGTCGACTTCAAGAAAGATCCCGTCGGCGAATCGGACGTCGGCCGCTGGCTGTCGCAAGGTGCCGAAATGCAGCAGCTTTTCAACACCCGGGGCACGACCTACCGCACCCTGAAACTCAAAGAGCTGAACCTGGATGATGCCGGAAAACGCACCTGGCTCACAAAAGAAAACCTGTTAATAAAACGCCCTGTTGTCGAAACCGGAAATCATGTTATAATCGGTTTCAATGAACCCCTCTACGAAGGAGAATTTCTCTCATGA
- the lysS gene encoding lysine--tRNA ligase, with product MSFFDNKYIQQRIEKAEALKAAGINPYANDSARNTTIDKFLNVNSDLAHSETKRDENRRYCVAGRIKFFRIMGKASFVKIEDESAMLQIYVTRDNLPEGFYNEVFKKQIEVGDIIEVEGFPFVTKQGELSLHVDALKLLTKAIAPLPEKFHGLTDKEMRYRQRYLDLIMNSEVRKTFKIRSQIISLTRRFFEDKGFLEVETPMMHPIAGGANAKPFVTHHNALGVDRYLRIAPELYLKRLIVGGFEAVFEINRNFRNEGMDATHNPEFTSIEFYWAFKTYKDLIALTKEYFEYLFDHLNLPTLLPYGEMEVDFSKFTEIPLVESLSAIGGVPEIIVHDKEKMLVYLRENGFEVSDSLNVGQLQGEMFDAFVEEKLINPTFITMYPVEISPLARRNDANPALTDRFELFIAGREIANAFSELNDPIDQLGRFEGQLEAKAGGDEEAHEMDEDFVRALSYGMAPTAGQGIGIDRLVMLLTNEHSIRDVLLFPAMKPLKHETNQSNDGEDTNEPDVDLSEI from the coding sequence TTGTCTTTTTTTGACAACAAATATATCCAGCAACGTATCGAAAAAGCCGAAGCGCTCAAGGCGGCGGGCATCAACCCCTACGCCAACGACTCGGCCCGCAATACGACCATCGACAAATTCCTGAACGTCAACTCCGACCTGGCGCACAGCGAGACCAAACGCGACGAGAATCGCCGCTACTGCGTGGCGGGGCGCATCAAATTCTTCCGCATCATGGGAAAAGCGAGCTTCGTCAAGATCGAAGACGAAAGCGCCATGCTGCAGATCTACGTCACCCGCGACAACCTGCCGGAGGGATTCTACAACGAGGTCTTCAAAAAACAGATCGAGGTCGGCGACATCATTGAGGTCGAAGGTTTCCCCTTCGTCACCAAACAGGGTGAGCTCTCCCTGCACGTCGACGCCCTCAAACTCCTGACCAAGGCGATCGCCCCGCTGCCGGAGAAGTTCCACGGTCTCACCGACAAAGAGATGCGCTACCGCCAGCGCTACCTCGACCTGATCATGAACAGCGAAGTGCGCAAGACCTTCAAGATTCGCAGCCAGATCATTTCGCTCACGCGCCGCTTCTTCGAGGACAAAGGTTTCCTCGAGGTCGAAACGCCGATGATGCACCCTATCGCCGGCGGCGCCAACGCCAAGCCCTTCGTGACGCACCATAACGCCCTGGGCGTCGACCGCTACCTGCGTATCGCCCCGGAGCTCTACCTCAAGCGCCTCATCGTCGGCGGCTTCGAAGCGGTCTTCGAGATCAACCGCAACTTCCGCAACGAGGGAATGGACGCAACACACAACCCGGAGTTCACCTCCATCGAGTTCTACTGGGCCTTCAAGACCTACAAGGACCTCATTGCGCTGACGAAGGAGTATTTCGAGTACCTCTTCGACCACCTGAACCTGCCGACGCTGCTCCCCTACGGTGAGATGGAAGTCGACTTCTCCAAGTTCACGGAGATCCCGCTGGTCGAATCGCTGAGCGCGATCGGCGGCGTACCGGAGATCATCGTCCACGACAAAGAGAAGATGCTTGTCTACCTCCGCGAAAACGGCTTTGAGGTGAGCGACAGTCTCAACGTCGGCCAGCTCCAGGGCGAGATGTTCGACGCCTTCGTCGAGGAGAAGCTGATCAACCCGACGTTCATCACCATGTACCCGGTCGAGATCTCCCCGCTGGCGCGCCGTAACGACGCCAACCCCGCCCTCACCGACCGTTTCGAACTCTTTATCGCGGGGCGCGAGATCGCCAACGCCTTCAGCGAGCTCAACGACCCCATCGACCAGCTCGGCCGTTTCGAGGGACAGCTCGAAGCCAAAGCCGGCGGTGACGAAGAGGCGCACGAGATGGACGAGGACTTCGTCCGCGCGCTGAGCTACGGGATGGCGCCGACCGCCGGCCAGGGGATCGGTATCGACCGTCTCGTCATGTTGCTGACCAACGAGCACTCCATCCGCGACGTGCTCCTGTTCCCGGCGATGAAGCCGCTGAAACACGAAACCAATCAATCTAACGACGGAGAAGACACAAACGAACCTGACGTAGACTTGAGCGAGATTTAG